In Halobaculum limi, one DNA window encodes the following:
- a CDS encoding class I SAM-dependent methyltransferase, producing MILETLIIQHSLFALPMTDTERESHGYTPMDYDADSEADEVYQRCLSYLVTDAPIKPSDTVVDIGTGTGIVALGLAPKCDHVVGRDIYDEWLQYAREKAEQRGIENVSFDHGSFREPNVEEPVDVVVASYALYMAYDEGGEGELRAAIDGLASLNPRCVAVADKMRFGPVQSPSEYETLPPMGTIANLLVDAGFTLTDVEVISESAGVLIATQ from the coding sequence ATGATTCTTGAGACGCTTATCATCCAGCACAGCCTATTCGCCCTACCGATGACCGATACCGAACGCGAGTCTCACGGTTACACTCCGATGGACTACGACGCGGATAGCGAGGCAGACGAGGTGTATCAGCGGTGTCTGTCATATCTGGTCACGGACGCGCCAATCAAGCCTAGCGATACCGTGGTCGATATCGGGACGGGCACGGGTATTGTCGCGCTCGGACTCGCGCCGAAGTGTGACCACGTGGTCGGACGGGACATCTACGACGAGTGGCTCCAGTACGCCCGAGAGAAGGCTGAGCAGCGCGGCATCGAGAACGTCTCGTTCGACCACGGGTCGTTCCGTGAACCCAACGTCGAGGAGCCGGTCGATGTCGTCGTTGCCAGCTACGCGCTGTATATGGCCTACGACGAGGGAGGCGAGGGCGAACTCCGCGCCGCCATTGACGGGCTCGCGTCGCTGAATCCGCGGTGCGTCGCGGTGGCCGACAAGATGCGTTTCGGGCCAGTGCAGTCTCCGAGCGAGTACGAGACGCTGCCACCGATGGGAACCATCGCTAATCTCCTTGTGGATGCGGGT
- a CDS encoding OB-fold nucleic acid binding domain-containing protein, with product MKRNVRSETVASEQKQEQGIVDERPELRPTVELRTQAKIDSEAIAKVDGTGELDHPYGLTLEAQERWEAREAEIARTHERQKVQTSQRERRTRVTVEHGAVERSRRFRERAASVDPAFEPGDARAALTREELAAVNQQAARITAKVRESGTRAAVSRRLAEEVRSGKGLMSASLRVLEAEQTRAGTVVPIGMLEEVSRKEVTVEATVSQLWQPSNSKIAQVGLLEDESGRVKVTVWKASDAPWMDEGERVRIRAAAKNWYNGRVSVAVTGWSDVSFPERGRWWEG from the coding sequence ATGAAACGAAACGTGCGGAGTGAAACGGTTGCATCGGAACAGAAACAGGAGCAGGGCATCGTGGACGAGCGGCCGGAACTGCGGCCCACAGTCGAGTTGCGGACGCAAGCGAAGATCGACTCGGAGGCGATCGCGAAGGTGGATGGGACGGGTGAGTTGGACCACCCATACGGGCTGACGCTTGAAGCCCAGGAGCGGTGGGAAGCGCGAGAAGCGGAGATTGCACGGACGCACGAGCGACAGAAGGTGCAGACGTCGCAACGAGAGCGGCGGACGCGGGTGACAGTTGAGCATGGGGCAGTTGAGCGGTCGCGGCGGTTCCGAGAGCGGGCAGCAAGCGTGGACCCGGCGTTTGAGCCGGGTGATGCGAGGGCGGCGTTAACCCGTGAGGAGCTGGCGGCGGTAAATCAGCAGGCGGCGCGGATCACAGCGAAGGTGCGCGAGAGCGGGACGCGGGCGGCTGTGAGTCGGCGGCTAGCCGAGGAGGTGCGCAGTGGGAAGGGGTTGATGAGTGCGAGTCTGCGGGTGCTGGAGGCAGAGCAGACGCGGGCGGGGACGGTCGTGCCGATTGGGATGTTGGAGGAGGTGAGTCGAAAAGAGGTGACAGTTGAGGCGACTGTGAGTCAATTGTGGCAGCCGAGCAATTCGAAAATAGCCCAAGTCGGGCTTCTCGAAGACGAGAGCGGTCGCGTGAAGGTGACGGTGTGGAAGGCGTCGGATGCACCGTGGATGGACGAAGGCGAGCGTGTGCGGATTCGGGCGGCGGCGAAGAACTGGTACAACGGGCGCGTCTCGGTGGCTGTGACGGGATGGAGTGACGTCTCGTTCCCTGAGCGCGGCCGGTGGTGGGAGGGGTAG
- a CDS encoding plastocyanin/azurin family copper-binding protein, with translation MARWTRRSLLRTVGVASLVGTAGCSTSLPGVPPPKPRVDVQPNWFEPGRLVIDPGETVTWWNIETLKHTVTAYEGRIPDEASYFASGGFDSEIAARADQSDSGLLGPGDRFEHQFTVPGHYQYCCLPHEDFDTMAGTIVVRTPAGEIPPPPEVVQPDTDHIVQMGLLSYYPESLTVRPGDSVGWVNGTGIAHSVTGEDGGQAIPEGDDREFPENGEYFASGGFDSAEAAVEDWLTVRKGDVLPEEPFVHTFEEPGAYPYLCLLHALNMRGTVTVRDV, from the coding sequence ATGGCGAGGTGGACACGACGGTCACTACTCCGAACAGTGGGTGTGGCCAGCCTCGTCGGGACTGCGGGCTGTTCCACATCGCTCCCTGGAGTGCCACCACCAAAGCCCCGTGTAGATGTCCAGCCCAACTGGTTCGAACCAGGTCGGCTCGTCATCGACCCCGGTGAGACGGTCACGTGGTGGAACATCGAGACCCTCAAGCACACTGTTACAGCCTACGAAGGCCGAATCCCCGACGAGGCGAGCTACTTTGCGAGCGGTGGCTTCGACTCTGAAATCGCCGCTCGAGCCGACCAATCGGATTCCGGACTCCTTGGTCCAGGCGATCGCTTTGAGCACCAGTTCACCGTCCCTGGACACTACCAGTACTGTTGCCTGCCGCACGAGGATTTCGACACGATGGCCGGAACGATCGTCGTTCGAACACCGGCAGGCGAGATACCACCACCTCCCGAGGTCGTCCAGCCCGATACCGACCACATCGTGCAGATGGGCCTGCTGTCCTATTACCCGGAGTCATTGACGGTTCGCCCGGGTGACAGCGTCGGCTGGGTGAATGGGACTGGAATCGCCCACTCCGTCACCGGTGAGGACGGTGGACAGGCGATTCCTGAGGGTGACGATAGAGAGTTCCCAGAGAACGGTGAGTACTTCGCCAGTGGGGGGTTCGACTCGGCGGAGGCTGCGGTCGAGGACTGGCTGACGGTGCGGAAGGGTGATGTCCTCCCTGAAGAGCCATTCGTTCATACGTTTGAGGAACCAGGTGCGTACCCGTATCTGTGCCTCTTGCATGCTCTCAATATGAGGGGGACCGTGACTGTACGTGATGTGTGA